The following are encoded together in the Triticum dicoccoides isolate Atlit2015 ecotype Zavitan chromosome 6B, WEW_v2.0, whole genome shotgun sequence genome:
- the LOC119320191 gene encoding glycine-rich protein DOT1-like, producing the protein MEEGVADAAPGEGMDGAVEEGHDAAPASSSGDHGGQEKGGHGGMKEDGPGAAPEGGHGGEVEGGQGAAPEGGQGAAPKQGNDDGATATDASTPAWLEGMDPDSTYLLKINLLGNPKKARKDIRCQKARKDIKLKK; encoded by the exons ATGGAGGAGGGCGTGGCCGACGCTGCTCCGGGTGAAGGGATGGACGGCGCTGTGGAGGAAGGCCACGACGCTGCACCGGCCTCGTCCTCGGGCGACCATGGCGGGCAGGAGAAGGGCGGCCATGGCGGGATGAAGGAGGACGGCCCAGGCGCGGCGCCAGAGGGCGGCCATGGAGGGGAGGTGGAGGGCGGGCAAGGTGCTGCGCCGGAGGGCGGTCAAGGTGCGGCGCCGAAGCAGGGCAACGACGATGGTGCGACGGCCACAGATGCAAGTACTCCGGCATGGCTTGAAGG GATGGATCCAGACTCAACTTATTTACTGAAAATCAACTTGCTTGGCAACCCCAAAAAAGCTAGGAAGGACATCAGATGTCAAAAAGCTAGGAAGGATATCAAATTGAAGAAGTGA